The genome window gtggtggttgtggattGTGGGCgaagtggtggtggtgttgaGTTGTGGGTTCTGATAGTGGTTATGGTGGCTACGggtagaaaagagagaaagaaaggatgAGGGCGATCGAACTGCAACACTTTGTGggtttcaatatatattttttttgtgggtttgatttgattttggcttcCTAGTGGTGGTTGACCTCCATGGCCACTGTAAGTAGCACTACGAGCCACCACCATGATAGCCAAGTCGCCGTACAAGCCACCATCAAACTCTAGGTCGAAGCactcaaccaccaccactagcAGTGATGAATGACAGTGCTGTTTGTCTCtccctttcctttttattttatttttccctttccgTTTTTGTAGTTCCCCATTGTTTGACTTATTTTGCTTATGATTGAAATTCTCTCTTTGGTTTGTTTCTATTTTCTGTTTAATCTATGATTGGgttctaaaacttttttcattacagtttggattttaaaaatgagAGGATGTATGGATTCAGACAATTTAAAGGGTTTTGGATGTgtgtaattgaaaattttgaactatatttacaaatattgtgttcttgtgttccgggtttgaaattttttttatttgagccATGTTCTAAGATATGCATTGTGGggcgcaaatgatttatgggccaggcccatctacccagggagagtccaaaggcccaagccgaggaggattatggcccaagttcaacgaaatagcctttgggtaccgccgagggtagttcagtcctcggcagacccacagtacccccaaagggaagggtaaaaacggtataggactggaacatggaagaaagatctaaaatatccaggaaaagctgctgttattgtcatttaatgttctgaacccgacagggccgcattctttggctcttacaaccacccccaacgactttgggggatggactgatgggataagtatcagtcatgtaaagattgaccctacacgtggatgaaggataatgaACAcgggcgagtataaaaggaaaactaagtaactttgggaaggggctgggaaaaaatggccaaaaacgagagcctcccagctcacctccaggagaagtactctaggggtgacgatcgtttaaccttgtatgaacgccatgaaaaacccatcgcctatcgatcaaggcctagcctttcaaacccacgctctacaaatgatattgttagggccgttttacgtgcgaacccgacactgttacggtccgccacgaatcgtgaccctacatgCATATTCTTGGGTTTGAAATAGCCCATTTTGcccttgtttgtttgtgttttttatgttattttttgtttttagaggagagacataaaagggaagagaaaatacatttttattcCTGGTTTTACTAGAGGTGGAtaacataaactaaacaaagTTAAACACAAGTGGGTAAAGTGCtaagttttaaaccacgggtaggtaaGGTGCAAACGGACCAAATCACAGGTCGTTTACTATAATTTGCCCGAAAGTAAATTAATAATCCAAATTCATGTGAATATGAGATATCCATTGTTCGGATGTTTAAAAAGTTCTAGGATTTGGACTTGTGAATTAAGATTTAGGTGTTTTAAGTCAAAATATCTTGTTTAGATAGTTTAAAAGgtcaaggatttggatttgggctAAATCCACCAATTATTTAAAccttaaaatatttgaatttgaaataacaTCTAATACCATAGGATTTCAAAAATCCTTAGCCATGCTAGAGAAACTTGAATTTTATGCTTCATTCTTTAACCATGTTCATATAGAGATCACAATTCCTTAACTATGTTCACTCATCCTTTAGAAATGTGATCTAACAAATTGTTAGTATTAGCATTAGGACttttaaaactcccaaaatgttattttatccttcaaaccaacaaaaaataactcaCATCCAAGTTCTCAAACtctaaaaattttacatataaagtttattgtagcatatcttactattttttttttttattgcttctCTTAGACAGGGTTTGGTGGTTGATGGTTGTTGGATTGTGGGTCATTTGATGGGTTATGGGTTTtgtgtgtggtggtggtgggtcgTTTTGGTGATGGCAGTGCTTTTTGTGGCTAGTGATAACGGTGGTAGTGGCAATGGTTAGTTGTAGAGGTGAATGGTTGGGTTTTTGCAGGTCGTTAATGGGTTTTAGGAGtgatggtagtggtggtggtggctgtggcaATGGTGGTGACTAGTTGTGGTTGTGGCTATGGTAATGGCAGTTGCTACTTGTGGTGGTGGATGGTTGGGTTTTTGTGGGTTGTTTGGTGGGTTGTGGATTTTGTatgttgtggtggtgggttgttttGGTGATGGCAATGGTTTTTGTGGTTGGTGGTGGCAGTGCCAACGGCTAGGTGTGGTGGTGGCtagtggtggaggtggattgtTGGGTTTTTATGGCTTGTGTGGGTTTGCTggttgagagaaagagagaaaaaatgaatagtattaGGTGTGAtgtgaaaaaatatgttagGTAAGTTGTAAAACAGtgttttaaaatagataaaataattttttaaagtgtaaaatgagtaattttttttagaattgcatatgctaatgctcttaagaGTGGAAAAATAGATAGTGAATTTTGAAGCAAATACCTTCAAAGACCACCAAACACGTGGTATTTGCTACATATgttctttataattttattataatatatgataCGGATGACGTGCccataattgttttttatttatttatgaaaacccataatattattaaaatacatAATAGGAGGATGTGGAATTAAATCATAAGATATGAGACCAGGCTCTATCTTCTAAACCAGACACATGATGCAactgcatttatttatttattatttattatgttacaCAACTTAGTAGCTTCTTTTTTATCATCCATAAGGACCATAACCTTATGTTTTGGAAATAtccaaaactataaaaataaataaataaaattaaacactAGATAACTCTGTAatcatctttaaaaaataataataataataaaaagagtttaaatttggtaaggatttagtaataataataaataaataaaaatcatccaAATGATAGCTTAGAAGATTGAGTAACTCAGATCATGAATTTAAACTACTGTGGCATACTTATTTGAAGACTGATATGCAGAGTACAACTGCAGAAATATGGTTTCCAGATTCAAGTGAGCACATGCATTGGTTGTCGATTAATGGATGAAAGTGTCCACAAACTAATGGTAAATGCAGCATGTATACTTCATACCAATGACATTTTAATACTGTAAACAAAAATGGTAGGTGAGACTTGTGAATTTTGACAGTCTTGATACTGCTTGTTAAGATTTAAGAACCTTTGCTCCACAAAAAAACGTACTTGGAAGCATAAGTATGGTGTTCATCCCTTGTTTGAATAACCCTAGGTCTTTTCTGTGAATTTCTCTGCTctattatcaatttatcatagCTGAATGTGGCAATACCTAATTAAGTGACAATTGATTAATGCATGTAGTTAAGTGACAATTAAAtcaattagaaatttaaatacatCCAATCAATGCACAATCATCTATAGAAAACAGGAAATTAGTATTATGGATTAAGATATGGATAAAGGCTTTGGTACAATCCATAATGACCCTCCCACATAACACAGTAAGTAACAGAACTACCAAATTGACACAGAAAATGGACTTACATATAAGTCACATGTATTATGGCTACAGTCCAAGATTCAGATCATAAACTATCCACTATTGCGTGATGAGAATAATGTAAACCACATATGGAGATTGACCTGCAGGCTGCAGCTATTCAAAAACCATGAATCTTGATATGTTCCTTCTTCACAATGCCAGCCTGAAAAGAAGAAACATAAAAGGAATATTTACATGAACCACCAATATATAAGACACaacttaaagaaaacaacaGTGACAATATTAAACCTGCACAAGGAAGGTGGAAACATTCTTCCTCTGATCTCCCTGAAGTTGTATAACCTGCATGCATGGAACGATGATGttaaaattttgttcaattctaagaaaaataaaacaaagctACTTAAGGAAATGCTGCTATTaacaaaatatgtaaagaaCAACAATTCTGCAGTGCATCACATGAACAGTAAGGTGTACAAATAGTCTACTTTAAAgctattcaaaattttcttttttttattttttattttttttaacctgcAACTTCATCCTTCCCCTAGAACTTATAAGGGAAGGAGATGCCAGTTGAACTAAGAGCCCATTGGAAATTTCCTAAATTTTCTGTTACATGTACTTTTCATTGATGGTAAAGAACAtggcaaaaaatatatataaaaagaaaaaagcaaattCCCATGTCGCCAGTGGGATAGAAACAAACCTGGCCTAGCTCTGGATCCTGGACAACAGTACCATTACAGCAGAACTCTTTCTTAAGGTCCTTTAGTATCTTGTTATAGCTGTATTCCTTCTTCAACCCTTGCACAGTAGTCAAGCTTTTCCTCCCATTACGCTGCTGTACACGCACATGAACATACTCTTTTGTCCCAGCACTTGAGTCCTCAGCATTTGCCTCAGCAAAGGGATCTGCCCAGTTACAGAACAACCACTCAGATTATATCCAGGGTCAAGAGACATATATCCTTGGCTTCGGatttatcaaatcaattaaCGTATTCATAAGGGAAAAGAAAACCCACCAAAAGCAGTGGGAATCTGAGCGTCGAGTTCAGACATGAAACTTGGCTGTTGGAATTAGaaaagtaaccaaaaaaatccTTTGTTTATGATCAGAACTGCTGAAAACTGAAATAGACGGTAGAAAAAACTCAATTGATCAAAATCTAGATTTGACATGAATGCCATCTGTCCAGAATGACACATTTAAAAGAtacattaataacaatatcATAATATGCTTGTAAGTACAAGGTGGATGACGAGGTCATCGATTGAAGACCCACTGGATGGGCGTGTtactcattaataataaaaaataaaaaataccattctctgctgcttctttttttttaattaagcaGTTATCAATGTTTATGTTAAGTatataaagaaggaaaaacaaGCCTTCAAACAACACAAGAAGCCACCAGGGGTATCATTATAACTGAACAAAGTACACTTCAAATTTAAATTGGGGTCTAGAGAACAACAGATATAACATTTtaccaaaatcaagtttttccCCCCACATCATTTTGTTACTATAATATAAACAAGACAATTTACATAAATCCCTAAATTAGCCCCATTCACATAACCTTCTAAACTATTTGAAAACAGCTGCACAcatttccattttcttcatccaatttcataaaaGGTCAAATCCTAAATAAAAGTCTGGGCCATCATTTTTCCCAAGCCTTGCCCATTCCTTCCTGAACCTGCTGTACTAAAGACTATAGTTTAGAACAAACCTATCCTTACTATTGCAATTAGTATTCATCATTTTACATACCAACTCATATCATCCAGCTTTCTTATCTTGTCTTCATTTCATTGCTTGACAATATTTTCATGAATGCAGTCACTCATTTCTTATAGTACCCTTTCATCTCTTTTTACTCATTCATGCCATCTTTTTTTGGTTCAGCTACAATCACCGAACCCTGACTGCCCAGCATTGTATACCAAGAATGCTGACCACCTTAGCCATCTTAGACAActccctttttttaattttcaatctaGCTGATAAGAATAGGATCCAA of Quercus lobata isolate SW786 chromosome 8, ValleyOak3.0 Primary Assembly, whole genome shotgun sequence contains these proteins:
- the LOC115957683 gene encoding protein translation factor SUI1 homolog 1-like; the encoded protein is MSELDAQIPTAFDPFAEANAEDSSAGTKEYVHVRVQQRNGRKSLTTVQGLKKEYSYNKILKDLKKEFCCNGTVVQDPELGQVIQLQGDQRKNVSTFLVQAGIVKKEHIKIHGF